A genomic stretch from Deinococcus ruber includes:
- the galT gene encoding galactose-1-phosphate uridylyltransferase, with protein MYKSEYLKPDGRKLWLYGTAPINVQSPIPSPGDAVQATPQLRWHPLRAEWVMYAAHRQGRPFLPPPGYNPLAPTTDPANPTELPSGEYDMAVFQNRFPSLSLDAPTPADVPGVPVRAGVGTCEVVVFTQNPEATLASLPPTSLRLLLDVWADRTQALSEDERIQYVLPFENRGVEVGVTLHHPHGQIYAYNHIPPVQQRALDSMRGYIQATGRPWLQDFVAQEREAGLRIVYDRPHALSVVPPFARYTYETWVLPTRAVGSLSELNDAERNDFAAVLHDALRRLDALFGVRMPYLMTVQQAPVDGGSYPEWPLRIELYPYLRAPGRMKYLAGTEQGAGEFANDALPEQKAAELREVTLEQL; from the coding sequence GTGTACAAATCCGAATATCTGAAACCCGATGGGCGAAAACTCTGGCTGTACGGCACCGCGCCGATCAATGTTCAGAGTCCTATTCCCAGCCCCGGCGACGCGGTGCAGGCCACGCCGCAACTGCGCTGGCACCCGCTGCGGGCCGAATGGGTGATGTACGCCGCGCACCGTCAGGGCCGCCCGTTTCTGCCGCCGCCCGGCTATAATCCGCTGGCTCCCACCACCGACCCGGCCAATCCCACCGAGCTGCCCAGCGGCGAGTACGACATGGCGGTGTTTCAGAACCGCTTTCCCAGCCTGTCGCTCGACGCGCCCACACCCGCCGACGTGCCGGGCGTGCCGGTGCGGGCAGGCGTGGGTACGTGCGAAGTGGTGGTGTTCACGCAGAACCCCGAGGCCACGCTGGCGAGCCTGCCGCCCACGAGCCTGCGGCTGCTGCTGGACGTGTGGGCCGACCGCACGCAGGCCCTGAGCGAAGACGAGCGCATTCAGTACGTGCTGCCCTTCGAGAACAGGGGCGTGGAAGTGGGCGTGACGCTGCACCACCCACACGGGCAGATCTATGCTTACAACCACATTCCCCCGGTGCAGCAGCGGGCGCTGGACAGCATGCGCGGGTATATACAGGCCACCGGGCGACCGTGGCTGCAAGACTTCGTGGCGCAGGAGCGGGAAGCGGGGCTGCGAATCGTGTACGACAGGCCGCATGCTCTGAGCGTGGTGCCGCCGTTTGCCCGCTACACCTACGAAACCTGGGTGTTGCCGACGCGGGCAGTGGGCAGCCTGTCAGAGCTGAATGACGCCGAGCGCAACGATTTCGCCGCTGTGCTGCACGACGCGCTGAGGCGGCTCGATGCGCTGTTCGGCGTGCGGATGCCCTACCTGATGACCGTGCAGCAGGCCCCGGTGGACGGCGGCAGCTACCCCGAATGGCCGCTGAGAATCGAGCTGTATCCTTATCTGCGTGCGCCGGGCCGCATGAAGTATCTGGCGGGCACCGAGCAGGGCGCAGGTGAATTCGCCAACGACGCGCTGCCCGAACAGAAGGCGGCGGAACTGCGGGAGGTGACGCTTGAGCAGCTTTGA
- a CDS encoding beta-galactosidase: MTPSLPAPHLTLAVCDYPEHVPRDRWTRYAEQQKALGLSFVRIAEFAWSRMEPRPGEYEWAWLDEAIEAYADAGLKVVLCTPTATPPAWLIRAHPEILPYDREGRIREFGSRRHYDFASPIFREHSRRITRVLAERYGQHPAVVGWQTDNEFGCHDTARSYGGASAAAFPGWLEAKYGTLDALNEAWGNVFWSMEYGDWAQIRLPNLLVTEVNPSHLLDFYRFASDTVASFQAEQVAILRLGSPGRFITHNFMIFETGFDHYDVAKGLDFVSWDNYPTGMLEFFSSWMPDEIKTDYARTGHPDLIAFNHDLYRGLLKRPFWVMEQQCGQVNWAPFNPLPAPGAVQLWTAQAWAHGADTVSYFRWRAATMAQEVMHSGLLRHDETLDRGGLEVESQDLTAMPLGSVPARVALLHDYESLWLYDVQKHAASLSYWAQTVTYYRALRGLGQDVDIVHPDSDLSGYALIVAPALTLMTPERAAHLEAAAQHARVVFGPRSAYRTVSGRTPEDGQPGVLAELLGAKLLNFDSLRPGLSVRVEGPDHACDVQSWAESYRLTGAETLYRYVDGPQSGEAAVIRKGSVTVIGAHSEELLRAVLAGELRAAGLSPEQLPEGVRLSRRAGHTLLQNWTSQTVNLHGRELAPVSFALEAQA, translated from the coding sequence ATGACCCCGTCTCTACCCGCCCCGCACCTGACCCTGGCGGTCTGCGATTACCCGGAACATGTGCCCCGTGACCGCTGGACACGCTACGCCGAGCAGCAGAAAGCCCTGGGGCTGAGCTTCGTGCGAATCGCAGAATTTGCCTGGAGCCGTATGGAACCCCGGCCCGGCGAGTACGAGTGGGCCTGGCTGGACGAGGCGATAGAGGCGTATGCCGACGCTGGCCTGAAGGTGGTGCTGTGTACGCCCACCGCCACGCCCCCCGCCTGGCTGATTCGGGCGCATCCGGAAATTCTGCCCTACGACCGCGAAGGCCGGATACGTGAATTCGGGTCGCGGCGGCATTACGATTTCGCCTCGCCCATATTCCGCGAACACTCGCGCCGCATCACCCGCGTTCTGGCCGAGCGCTACGGGCAGCACCCGGCGGTGGTCGGCTGGCAGACCGACAACGAATTCGGCTGCCACGATACGGCCCGCAGCTACGGTGGAGCGAGCGCGGCGGCGTTTCCCGGCTGGCTGGAGGCGAAATACGGCACGCTCGACGCGCTCAACGAGGCGTGGGGCAACGTGTTCTGGAGCATGGAATACGGTGATTGGGCGCAGATCAGGCTGCCCAACCTGCTCGTAACCGAGGTGAACCCCTCGCACCTACTCGACTTCTACCGCTTTGCCTCCGATACCGTCGCCTCGTTTCAGGCCGAGCAGGTCGCCATTCTGCGCCTGGGTTCGCCGGGCCGCTTCATCACCCACAATTTCATGATTTTCGAAACGGGCTTCGACCATTACGACGTGGCAAAGGGCCTTGATTTCGTGTCCTGGGACAACTATCCCACCGGGATGCTGGAATTTTTCAGCAGCTGGATGCCCGACGAGATCAAGACCGATTACGCACGCACCGGACATCCTGACCTGATCGCGTTCAATCACGATCTGTACCGTGGCCTGCTGAAGCGGCCCTTCTGGGTGATGGAGCAGCAGTGCGGGCAGGTCAACTGGGCACCTTTCAACCCGCTGCCAGCGCCCGGCGCAGTGCAGCTCTGGACGGCGCAGGCGTGGGCGCACGGGGCCGATACCGTCAGCTATTTCCGCTGGCGGGCCGCCACCATGGCCCAGGAGGTGATGCACTCCGGCCTGCTGCGCCACGACGAGACGCTCGACAGGGGAGGGCTGGAAGTCGAGAGCCAGGACCTGACCGCGATGCCGCTGGGAAGCGTGCCCGCACGGGTAGCGCTGCTGCACGACTACGAGAGTCTGTGGCTGTACGACGTTCAGAAGCACGCCGCCAGCCTGAGTTACTGGGCGCAGACGGTCACGTATTACCGGGCGCTGCGGGGGCTGGGGCAGGACGTGGACATCGTTCACCCCGACAGCGATCTGAGCGGGTACGCCCTGATCGTGGCTCCTGCCCTGACCCTGATGACCCCCGAACGGGCCGCCCATCTGGAAGCGGCGGCGCAGCACGCCCGCGTGGTCTTCGGGCCGCGCAGCGCTTACCGCACCGTTTCTGGCCGCACGCCGGAAGACGGACAGCCGGGCGTGCTGGCCGAGTTGTTGGGCGCGAAGCTGCTGAACTTCGACAGCCTGCGCCCCGGCCTGAGCGTGCGGGTCGAGGGGCCAGATCATGCCTGCGACGTGCAGAGCTGGGCTGAAAGTTACCGCCTGACCGGAGCCGAGACGCTGTACCGCTACGTGGATGGCCCGCAGAGTGGTGAGGCTGCCGTCATCAGGAAGGGCAGCGTGACCGTGATCGGGGCACACAGCGAGGAACTGCTGCGGGCCGTGCTGGCGGGCGAACTCCGGGCAGCGGGCCTGTCTCCGGAACAGCTGCCGGAGGGTGTGAGGCTGTCGCGCAGGGCGGGCCACACGCTGCTTCAGAACTGGACTTCGCAGACGGTCAACCTTCACGGACGCGAGCTGGCCCCGGTCAGCTTCGCGCTGGAAGCGCAGGCATGA
- a CDS encoding carbohydrate ABC transporter permease: MLRRESFSPIQWLLLAIFTVYCLLPLWWVFTTMFKDNGQLFSTFGLWFSSPSHLLENLNTLFTRDDGIFTRWLLNSVVYAGATAVGSMLVSAMAGYAFSKFDFAGKRVIFTVILATIMVPSTALVLPIFLLMLKTGLLNTYWAVILPGLVNPFGLYLMRLFWDGGFPKELMEAARIDGAGEGTIFWNLGMPLVRGGLVTVGLFAFVGAWNNFFLPLVVVNRSELFPLTLGLSVWNQTSASSGREPIYTVIVLGALISILPLLIAFLSLGRYWQGGLSSGAVKG; this comes from the coding sequence ATGCTGCGCCGTGAAAGCTTTTCTCCGATCCAGTGGCTGCTGCTGGCGATCTTTACCGTGTACTGTCTGCTGCCGCTGTGGTGGGTCTTTACCACCATGTTCAAAGACAACGGTCAGCTGTTTTCGACCTTCGGACTGTGGTTTTCCTCGCCCAGCCACCTGCTCGAAAACCTGAACACGCTGTTCACCCGCGACGACGGCATCTTTACCCGCTGGCTGCTGAACAGCGTGGTGTACGCCGGGGCCACCGCTGTCGGCAGCATGCTGGTCAGCGCGATGGCGGGCTACGCCTTCTCGAAGTTCGATTTCGCTGGCAAGCGCGTCATCTTCACCGTCATCCTTGCAACCATCATGGTGCCCTCGACCGCGCTGGTGCTGCCGATCTTCTTGCTGATGCTGAAGACTGGCCTGCTCAATACCTACTGGGCGGTCATTCTGCCGGGGCTGGTCAACCCGTTCGGCCTGTACCTGATGCGGCTGTTCTGGGACGGCGGCTTTCCGAAAGAGCTGATGGAGGCGGCCCGCATCGACGGCGCGGGCGAAGGAACTATTTTCTGGAATCTGGGGATGCCGCTGGTGCGCGGCGGACTGGTGACGGTGGGGCTGTTCGCCTTCGTCGGTGCCTGGAACAACTTCTTTCTGCCGCTGGTGGTCGTCAACCGCAGCGAACTGTTTCCGCTCACGCTGGGGCTGTCGGTGTGGAACCAGACCAGCGCCAGCAGTGGCCGCGAACCGATATATACCGTCATCGTGCTGGGTGCCCTGATCAGCATCCTGCCGCTGCTGATCGCCTTTCTGAGCCTGGGACGTTACTGGCAGGGCGGCCTGAGCAGCGGCGCAGTCAAAGGCTAA
- a CDS encoding carbohydrate ABC transporter permease has protein sequence MTALTSTQAATPRPKTRRSRPATPWFFLAPFLIAFIAFFIAPVCYAVYLSLFIKKRGGFGPARDVFGGLANYVRAFQDSDFLQSLLHILVFGVVQIPLMLILATALALVLDAVKGSASRFFRTAFYLPYTVPSVIAGLLWGYLYSKNLSPLNQITGAQTDFLSSQIVLFSIGNIVTWTWTGYNMITLYAALQNVPTDIYEAARIDGASNGQLTRYVKLPLLRPTLTLTSIFSIIGTMQIFSEPFVLRPLGYVPDNITPNTYLYLTVARDGNFGYGAAMAVLLALFTLALSGFFLRYATQGDE, from the coding sequence ATGACCGCACTGACCAGCACCCAGGCCGCTACACCCAGGCCCAAGACCCGGCGTTCGCGCCCAGCGACGCCCTGGTTTTTTCTGGCTCCCTTCCTGATCGCCTTTATCGCGTTTTTCATCGCCCCGGTCTGTTACGCCGTGTATCTCAGCCTGTTCATCAAGAAACGCGGCGGCTTCGGCCCGGCCCGCGACGTGTTCGGCGGTCTTGCCAACTACGTGCGTGCGTTCCAGGACAGCGATTTCTTGCAGTCGCTGCTGCATATCCTGGTGTTTGGCGTCGTGCAGATTCCGCTGATGCTGATTCTGGCGACGGCTTTGGCCCTGGTACTCGACGCCGTCAAGGGATCGGCCAGCCGTTTTTTCCGCACGGCCTTTTACCTGCCGTACACCGTACCCAGCGTGATCGCGGGCCTGCTGTGGGGCTACCTGTACAGCAAGAACCTGTCGCCGCTGAACCAGATCACCGGAGCGCAGACCGACTTTCTGAGCAGTCAGATCGTGCTGTTTTCCATCGGCAACATCGTGACCTGGACGTGGACGGGCTACAACATGATCACGCTGTACGCCGCGCTTCAGAACGTGCCCACTGACATCTATGAGGCCGCCCGCATCGACGGCGCGAGCAACGGGCAGCTGACACGGTATGTCAAACTGCCGCTGCTGCGCCCCACGCTCACCCTTACCAGCATCTTTTCCATCATCGGCACCATGCAGATCTTCAGCGAACCCTTCGTGCTGCGGCCTCTGGGCTACGTTCCCGACAACATCACCCCCAACACCTACCTGTATCTGACGGTGGCACGCGACGGAAATTTCGGTTACGGCGCGGCGATGGCGGTGCTGCTGGCACTGTTCACGCTGGCGCTGAGCGGATTCTTTCTGCGGTATGCCACTCAGGGAGATGAATAA
- a CDS encoding extracellular solute-binding protein codes for MKKAALFVSLALAVSTLSVSYAADPAFPKLDTSKKVTLEVWSWVPGLDKTVAAFTKAYPNISVKIVNLGGGPNTYTKLNTALKAGSGAPDVAQIEYGFLPSFADTGGLVDLSKYGANDYKKYFVPWTWGQVSPEGKAVYAIPQDTGPFAMVYRADVLSKYGLAVPKTWDQFAKEAAVVNAKSGGKVKLGNFYSTFAPWFMALAWADGGQFFKRDGDGWIQTLNNPSAKKVLNYWYGLIKKGDVSTIGAFSADYWNAAGAGSIISNFEAAWGPGGYAGSLKDKSAGLWRAAPLPQWTAGGVVKSGNWGGSSNVVTTQSKNPQEATLFALWLNLSSSAITANWNNGGLFPASAAGLSLPALNDKTKNPSKFFGGQNINAVYAEASRGVNVNFQWAPWFPFANDNFNKQIDLMIKGKLTPDQALDAWQAETLADAKKEGYTVK; via the coding sequence ATGAAAAAAGCAGCACTGTTCGTTTCACTGGCACTCGCCGTCAGCACCCTCAGCGTCTCGTATGCCGCCGATCCAGCGTTCCCCAAGCTCGATACCAGCAAGAAGGTCACGCTGGAAGTCTGGTCGTGGGTTCCCGGCCTCGACAAGACGGTGGCGGCGTTCACCAAGGCGTACCCCAACATCAGCGTCAAGATCGTGAATCTGGGTGGCGGCCCCAACACCTACACCAAGCTGAACACCGCGCTGAAGGCCGGAAGCGGCGCACCCGACGTGGCGCAGATCGAGTACGGCTTCCTGCCCTCGTTCGCCGATACCGGCGGGCTGGTCGATCTGAGCAAGTACGGCGCGAACGATTACAAGAAGTACTTCGTGCCCTGGACCTGGGGTCAGGTCAGCCCCGAGGGCAAGGCCGTCTACGCCATTCCGCAGGACACCGGCCCCTTCGCGATGGTCTACCGTGCCGACGTGCTGAGCAAGTACGGCCTGGCCGTGCCCAAGACCTGGGACCAGTTCGCCAAGGAAGCGGCGGTCGTGAACGCCAAGAGCGGCGGCAAGGTCAAGCTGGGGAACTTCTACTCCACCTTTGCGCCCTGGTTCATGGCGCTGGCCTGGGCCGACGGCGGGCAGTTCTTCAAGCGTGACGGCGACGGCTGGATTCAGACGCTGAACAACCCCAGCGCCAAGAAGGTGCTGAACTACTGGTACGGCCTGATCAAGAAGGGCGACGTGAGCACCATCGGAGCCTTCAGCGCCGACTACTGGAATGCAGCGGGCGCGGGCAGCATCATCAGCAACTTCGAGGCGGCGTGGGGCCCGGGCGGCTACGCAGGCAGCCTGAAGGACAAGTCGGCGGGTCTGTGGCGTGCGGCTCCGCTGCCTCAGTGGACGGCGGGCGGCGTGGTCAAGAGCGGTAACTGGGGCGGCAGCAGCAACGTCGTGACCACCCAGAGCAAGAACCCCCAGGAAGCCACGCTGTTCGCGCTGTGGCTGAACCTGAGTAGCAGCGCCATCACCGCCAACTGGAACAACGGCGGCCTGTTCCCGGCCAGTGCAGCGGGCCTGAGCCTGCCCGCCCTGAACGACAAGACCAAGAACCCCAGCAAGTTCTTCGGCGGGCAGAACATCAATGCCGTGTACGCCGAGGCCAGCCGTGGCGTGAACGTGAACTTCCAGTGGGCACCCTGGTTCCCGTTTGCCAACGACAACTTCAACAAGCAGATCGACCTGATGATCAAGGGCAAGCTGACCCCCGATCAGGCACTCGACGCGTGGCAGGCCGAGACCCTGGCCGATGCCAAGAAGGAAGGCTACACCGTCAAGTAA
- a CDS encoding DeoR/GlpR family DNA-binding transcription regulator: MQKDRQDDILSLLGERDGASVGELSKLLGVSEVTIRSDLTGLAQAGLVRRTRGGARPLNVSERPLEETTKQHSAIKRRIGAAAAQRVQDGQTIFLDVGSTTTEIARHLSPNLRGVTVVTNGLNIALELERYSGLHIIVTGGSLRRLQHSLVAPYALELLSRIRADVLFLGCNGVDAQHGVTNLNFGEAEVKARMVEYAREVVVVADPSKIGQVTRAHIVPVNRVQVLMTGRQADQDALCALSEQIPEIVTV, encoded by the coding sequence GTGCAGAAGGATCGTCAGGATGACATTCTTTCTCTGCTGGGCGAGCGTGACGGCGCGTCGGTAGGAGAGCTTTCAAAACTTTTAGGAGTTTCGGAAGTGACGATTCGCAGCGACCTGACGGGGCTGGCGCAGGCGGGACTGGTGCGGCGCACGCGTGGAGGTGCTCGGCCACTGAACGTCTCGGAGCGTCCACTAGAGGAAACCACCAAGCAGCATTCCGCCATCAAGCGCCGCATCGGAGCGGCAGCGGCCCAGCGCGTGCAGGACGGTCAGACGATCTTCCTGGATGTCGGCAGCACCACCACCGAGATTGCCCGCCATCTCTCGCCCAACCTGCGCGGCGTCACGGTGGTCACGAACGGCCTGAACATCGCGCTGGAACTGGAGCGGTATTCCGGCCTGCACATCATCGTGACCGGAGGCAGTCTCCGCAGGCTTCAGCACAGTCTGGTCGCGCCCTACGCGCTGGAACTGCTGTCACGGATTCGCGCCGATGTGCTGTTTCTGGGCTGTAACGGCGTGGACGCGCAGCACGGCGTCACCAACTTGAATTTCGGTGAGGCCGAAGTGAAGGCGCGGATGGTCGAGTATGCCCGCGAAGTTGTGGTCGTTGCCGATCCCAGCAAGATCGGGCAGGTGACGCGGGCGCATATCGTGCCGGTCAACCGTGTTCAGGTTCTGATGACCGGACGACAGGCCGATCAGGACGCGCTGTGTGCCCTGTCAGAGCAGATTCCCGAAATCGTGACCGTCTAG
- a CDS encoding FKBP-type peptidyl-prolyl cis-trans isomerase: MTKLPENEMKVEKYEEGIGAQARKGQTVSVHYTGTLENGQKFDSSRDRGQPIEFPLGAGHVIRGWDEGIAQLRVGDKAKLTIPASMGYGERGIPGVIPGGATLIFDVELVDAK; this comes from the coding sequence ATGACCAAGCTTCCGGAAAATGAAATGAAAGTCGAGAAGTACGAGGAAGGCATAGGCGCACAGGCCCGGAAGGGACAGACCGTGAGTGTGCATTACACGGGCACGCTGGAGAACGGCCAGAAGTTCGACTCCAGCCGTGACCGAGGCCAGCCGATTGAGTTCCCGCTGGGTGCAGGGCACGTCATTCGCGGCTGGGATGAGGGCATCGCGCAACTGCGGGTGGGCGACAAGGCCAAGCTGACCATTCCGGCGAGCATGGGCTACGGCGAGCGCGGCATTCCCGGCGTTATTCCCGGCGGCGCGACCCTGATTTTCGATGTCGAATTGGTGGATGCAAAATAG